One window of Leptospira yasudae genomic DNA carries:
- a CDS encoding homoserine dehydrogenase, giving the protein MERIRIGLIGAGTVGSGVLEILKQESASYREKFGLDLILSSICTRSPEKIKKELQNFPNCKLESDYQKMITDPEIDVILELVGGTDIAYSIVKEALKNGKTVITANKALLSQRGDELFSLAYEQGLEIGMEASVAGAIPVIRSIKSGLGSDSFLSLYGILNGTTNFILSKMELEHLDYSEALRIAQDLGFAEKDPTFDVEGIDTAHKISILGSLAFSEKIPLQSVQIEGITKISGLDIQFASELGYRIKLLGLVRKLSNKIEARVQPVMIPVKHPFANIMNEMNAVYYQTAYAGPGMFVGKGAGSLPTASSVVSDILYYGARRNKGIAPEKNLFPQATISEANGSLVRYYLRFTTVDLPGVLSEISKVLGDHGVSISSVRQNEVEKEPVEVVVITHPATEENIKKSLKIIDGLSLIRHSSVAIRLEDKL; this is encoded by the coding sequence ATGGAACGCATTCGCATTGGATTGATCGGAGCAGGAACCGTCGGATCGGGGGTTTTAGAAATTCTTAAACAGGAAAGCGCCTCGTATCGGGAGAAGTTCGGATTAGATTTGATCCTCTCTTCGATCTGCACTCGTTCACCGGAAAAAATCAAAAAGGAACTTCAAAATTTTCCGAATTGTAAATTAGAATCCGATTATCAAAAAATGATCACCGATCCGGAAATCGATGTGATTCTGGAACTCGTAGGCGGCACCGACATCGCATATTCCATCGTGAAAGAAGCGTTAAAGAACGGTAAAACGGTGATCACCGCAAACAAGGCACTTCTCTCTCAAAGAGGGGATGAGTTGTTCTCTTTGGCTTACGAACAAGGTTTGGAAATCGGAATGGAAGCATCGGTCGCGGGAGCGATTCCGGTGATCCGTTCCATCAAATCCGGACTCGGAAGCGATTCCTTTCTTTCCTTATACGGCATATTAAACGGAACTACGAATTTCATTCTTTCCAAGATGGAATTGGAACATCTGGATTATTCGGAAGCGTTGCGTATCGCGCAAGACTTGGGCTTTGCGGAAAAAGACCCCACCTTCGACGTGGAAGGAATCGATACGGCCCACAAAATCAGCATCTTAGGAAGTTTGGCATTCTCCGAAAAAATTCCTTTACAGAGCGTACAAATCGAAGGTATAACAAAGATTAGCGGATTGGACATTCAATTTGCGAGTGAACTCGGTTACAGAATTAAACTTCTGGGACTGGTGCGGAAGTTGTCGAATAAGATCGAAGCCCGAGTTCAACCTGTGATGATTCCCGTAAAACATCCGTTCGCGAACATCATGAACGAGATGAATGCGGTTTATTATCAGACCGCTTACGCAGGACCGGGAATGTTCGTGGGGAAAGGAGCGGGTTCGTTGCCGACGGCTTCTTCCGTTGTTTCCGATATTCTGTATTACGGAGCGAGAAGAAACAAGGGAATCGCGCCGGAAAAGAATCTTTTTCCGCAAGCGACGATCTCGGAAGCCAACGGTTCCCTGGTTCGTTACTATCTCCGATTTACCACCGTGGATTTGCCCGGAGTTCTTTCCGAAATTTCCAAGGTACTGGGAGATCATGGAGTTTCGATTTCTTCCGTGAGACAAAACGAAGTTGAAAAAGAACCTGTTGAAGTTGTTGTTATTACGCATCCGGCAACGGAGGAGAATATCAAGAAATCGTTGAAGATCATCGACGGACTTTCCTTGATTCGACACTCTTCGGTTGCGATCCGATTGGAAGATAAACTCTGA